Part of the Vigna radiata var. radiata cultivar VC1973A chromosome 11, Vradiata_ver6, whole genome shotgun sequence genome is shown below.
AATCCACCATGGTAAAATACAATCTAACTTCTCTTTATTACCACCTCATTTCTGGTTTGCAACATTCTCAGTAGTCACAGAGGTACATATAATAGGAGCATAACATAACAGTTTTTTTATATACCTGTTGTGGTGTGATTTTTCAGGGTTATATGCCGAAGAAAAATAGGATACACTACTCTGGACCATTGATGCCTCCGGGTGGGAACCTCGATGACATGCTTCGAGAGCATGAGAAATTAATGCAAGATGTTTTCCGTAGCGTCAAAAAGGCCAATCTGTAAAACCATTACCATTCTGCTCAAAAGGGACTGCAATGTAAAATCTTTAAGGAAAAGAAACTGGGTTGTCTCTATGGCAAGAAGACAAACATGTACCATGCATTCTTAACGATGCATTATTAATGATGCAAAGGTATATTTAACAATGCAATGGCTTACAAAGAAACGACACACCAAAATAATATATGCGAAGATAAACAAACTTTAACTCTATTAATAAGCTCGTTATACAGTGTCACTTCTTTGCAAAACAcgaaatttattataatttttaaattttcatataaataaattcccgattttgatgaaaatgtgCAATAGTTTCATGGAcattttttctccctttttctttagtttcaaATGTCGGCAAGTGAACTAAAATACCTTTCTATCAGTTTTAAGGTTTTACAAGATGAAatgaagttttaaaataattaaccatgaactttattcactttattttattttgaaagtattAATTATAGTTCAAATCtcttggaaaaaaataaaaagaataaaatattatataaaaataaaaaattctttaatttattattttaaaattttagataaaaaatgaTATCAATTTCTATACAATTAGACCCGTGTTTCGTTTAAATATGTGAATGAGacatatttagaaaaattataacacAAGTTTGCATTTAAATGTATAATCTTAAaagtagaatttaaaaaaaaaaaaacatgtgtaTCAAAGCATAAATCCTATGTATTGTATATGCTTTTAAAACTTAggtaaattaaatattagataatatttaaaaactaagtTGAAGAAGTTCATATAATTTAGCCaactttataaaagttttaCCCTAAAAAATAGTTTGATATTAATACCCTCTCGGTGAGTGATAGTGTTAGGGTGAAGTAATCAAAATAGGTTTGCCCTAAAACCCAAATATTGAGAAGGAGAGGCAGCGGAGATGGAGCAGAGGCTAGCAAACAGCTGGCGAATGCCTCTCAACGACAACAAATTCATCGAAGCGGCTCTCCTGTCGGATCTACGTGTCGACGGCCGCCGCCCCTCCGACCACCGCAAGCTCACCATCAAGCTGGCCAAGCAAGACGGCTCCGCGGAGGTCCATTTGGGCCAAACCCACGTCGTCACCTTCGTCACGGCCCAACTCGTTAGGCCCTACAAAGACAGGCCCAACGAGGGCTCCCTCTCCATCTTCACCGAGTTCTCTCCCATGGCCGACCCCTCCTTCGAGCCCGGCCGCCCAGCGGAGTCAGCCGTCGAGCTGGGCCGCGTCGTCGACCGCGGCCTGCGCGAAAGCCGTGCCATCGACACTGAGTCGCTCTGCGTACTCTCCGGCAAACTCGTATGGGCCATTCGCGTCGATATCCACATTATCGACAATGCCGGAAATCTCGTTGACGCTGCAAATATCGCGGCGCTGGCTTCACTGCTGACGTTTCGACGGCCGGAATGCTCGCTGGCCGGGGAAGACGGCCAGGAAGTGGTGGTGCATCCTCCCGAAGAGCGCGATCCGATACCGTTGATTATACATCATCTCCCGATTGCCGTTACGTTTGGGTTTTTCAGCATTGAAAATCTCCTTGTACGggttcctttttctcttttttgtgtgattttggttttggagGTTTtagttagggtttagggtttatgtgTGTAGGTGATAGATCCGACGAATGAAGAAGAGTGTGTGATGACAGGACGCATGACTGCGACGCTTAACTCAAACGGCGACGTTTGTGCTATTCAGAAGGCTGGTGGAGAGGGTGTCTCTCAGAGATTTATCATGCATTGCTTGAAACTTGCTCATGCTAAAGCTATTGATATTACAACTAAGATTAAGGATGCTGTGAGTTCTCTTTTTCTTGTGTGCAACATTGCTACACTTGTTTAAGGGTAATATTAATTGTGTAGTTTATGCTGTTTGGTAAATTGCTTGTTGTTGTGTGTTCTGATTAGGTTGAAGTACACAACAACGAAAGGGCGTTGCGGAAGATTAAGCGGCACCCTTTGTCTGTTGCTATGGATGTAGGTGGTGCTCCAGCTGGAATaggtgaaaaacaaaatcaattagtTGGAGTTGAGGATGGTACCGGTTTGGACAAATTGAAGCTGAAAGAAGAGGAACATTTTATGGAAGATGAAGCCACGCCATCAGGACAAGAACATAGTAAGGATGGAGACTCCAAGAATTTCACTGGTGGACCTTCAAGTTGGTATGATATCAGCTAGTCCAAGAACTAATAGTTTTCCttttattggattttggatTTTAGTCTAGTTGGTTCTAATCACTGTATATAACCGAAAATGAAAGTGGTAATCACTATTACAACTTACAAAGTATAGTGTCTAATTCGAAAGTTTATGTTTCATGGATTCCACTCATAGACTAAACTAGTTAGAGTTTATCATATACAGAAATCAATATTAAAAGGTTGTTtcaatgatatttatatatatcagtAACATTTTACTCTTTTcgcaaaaataattcaattctaTGATAAAGCAAAAGTAGCAAATCACAAGGATGAAGTCTGATAGTTTTTCACTGCCTGCTCATAAGATCAAAGTTCATAAatgtttcataaataaatttatatttataaatataaaaatgaattaatttcttcatataattgaGTCTTGGTACAACAATATCATTTGGGTCAATGAGgcaataattatatttgatttcaaaCTTACTGATTCAGAGTTGCACGCATTTAAAGACTTTTCTCTCCTTAGAATCATAAACATATCATTTTGAGATTCTTCCGTTTCTAATTCTATCTATGCTAATGAGATATAtttgttcttttaaatttaattaaaatgcattTATATCTTTCCACCACTGTTCCTTCATTTCCTCAGGGATCCCTACTCAGAGTCTGTAGATCCAGATCTTCTAAAATCTTCTCTAGCTTCACGGGGTAATAGCTgctctttcatcttcaattatGAAATTAGCTGTTATGTGAATTGTGATGGAATCTGTGGCTTTTTTCTGTAGtattcatcattttcttctgtTGCTTCTATTTAGGCTTTCTTCTTATTAGGATTCATTATAATTTCATATGATAAGTTGGTGTCTATCAATTTATCAGCTTGTATGTCGTCTAATGTTGTTTCCACTCATTAGAATAGCTGTATAATATGCAGGATCATCAGTTCCTCCTAGTAAGCCAAAGGATTCAAGGCATGAGACTAAGCCCAAGGAACCACCACAGGAAATTAAGACAGATTTTTCTCCAATTGACAAGTCTCTAAGTGGTGAACAGAGTAACGAAGGTAAGACTCTGAAGGATGCCGTCAAACCCAAACATAAGAGGAGAAAAAAAGTATCTCccaataactaaaattaaattagttaatgAGTTTTTGACTTATTGCCGTTCATCTTCAAAGCATGTGCTTGTATACCCGTTGAAACTGAGAATTGAGTTCCAATGTTCCCAATTTTGGTAGAAGCAAGGGTTTCATGTTCTGGGGAAAAGGTCTGTTTAGTATTGCAAATAGGAAAGATGCACATGCACATGAAGTTGACTGAACTTCCTGtacttcatttttgttttttcttgtacGTGATAGATCTAGGACGTTGTAAACATTAGATGGGCAATTGAATCTCAATTATTTTTCCGCAATAGAAATTCCAAATACTGAGATAATAATATATGGCTTTTGTAACATTTTGGCACTTGAAGTTCCATTCCTCGCACTCTGTAATTGTGCATGCATGATTGTTTGTTATTGCCTTCTAGTTTCTGAAATCATGTTTAAGCATTAGATTGGTTAATATAGATTACTACTGCTCAATACCTTGTAATATTGCATGATATTCtgtgttttatataaaaatagcaACAACAATAAGAAAAACATGTATGTTATATCATTATCCAGCAGACTCTAGAACTGGCTTGGGTGAGTTTGTTGATCATGCGAACTACCGATCTTGACTAATCCTATTTAGAGTTAATCAAGAAGACAATGGCATGCGTCATACCAACTAAGATCGACTTTTACACTGTCACTTCAGCCTGATGCCGAACAAAATTGGTGTTCAAGATGGAGAAGTTTGTGTTGAAAGTCAGGTACaagttgtttgttttcttttaatctaaaattgCATTTTTATCTCGATAATCGCTATTAACCTTTCACtccaaagaatttaaaatatatcaaatgcaAAAGTAACTAGATATACATAGAGATAGAGAAACGAAAAATAACTACTATGATTATAtgcaaaagtaattttttttttcatgtgaacatttttttttaattttaccttttaagtaattgttattttaaattagaataattatatttctatttttatcctttaaataactGTTAtctaaatttcattattttataaattaaaataattgttttattattttattcttttaataattatttttctaaatttaaataattatttataataaaaaaaactagttaataaaaacatataattatttttaataaaatttatttttataatttaataaaattttgttagaataaaaaagaaaagtagacaCATGTTTCCACCGGTAAACGTTAAAATGGTTTAACTTCtttgttatttatgttttcttttgaaaatatttaccaCATAATATTtacaagaaatttcaaaatttcttaagTATTAATTTAGCATTGAGTTTATCACACTTGTCTAAATTGAGTTAAtcatgttaattataatttgtgctataaaatttattttcaaaattacattCAATTTTTTCTAGTCTTTCAGAgagtcaaatatttttaaattacatcaagtgttttaatttcttaattatttgtgttttcTTCGAAAAAATCTCCtaataataatttcaagaaAATTTAGCATGTCTTCAGTATTAATTTAGAACTACAAGCACGTTAGTTACATATTGggctttatttcaaaattagaataaaaagttTCCGTGTATTTTTTTACTCGAATTAGAGGATTCGATTTTcaagaaaacataaaaggaTCTGTTTCAAGAGGAAGTATAATAGGACACTTTCATAACGgtctt
Proteins encoded:
- the LOC106777618 gene encoding exosome complex component RRP45A isoform X1, producing the protein MEQRLANSWRMPLNDNKFIEAALLSDLRVDGRRPSDHRKLTIKLAKQDGSAEVHLGQTHVVTFVTAQLVRPYKDRPNEGSLSIFTEFSPMADPSFEPGRPAESAVELGRVVDRGLRESRAIDTESLCVLSGKLVWAIRVDIHIIDNAGNLVDAANIAALASLLTFRRPECSLAGEDGQEVVVHPPEERDPIPLIIHHLPIAVTFGFFSIENLLVIDPTNEEECVMTGRMTATLNSNGDVCAIQKAGGEGVSQRFIMHCLKLAHAKAIDITTKIKDAVEVHNNERALRKIKRHPLSVAMDVGGAPAGIGEKQNQLVGVEDGTGLDKLKLKEEEHFMEDEATPSGQEHSKDGDSKNFTGGPSSWDPYSESVDPDLLKSSLASRGSSVPPSKPKDSRHETKPKEPPQEIKTDFSPIDKSLSGEQSNEELIKKTMACVIPTKIDFYTVTSA
- the LOC106777618 gene encoding exosome complex component RRP45B isoform X5 encodes the protein MEQRLANSWRMPLNDNKFIEAALLSDLRVDGRRPSDHRKLTIKLAKQDGSAEVHLGQTHVVTFVTAQLVRPYKDRPNEGSLSIFTEFSPMADPSFEPGRPAESAVELGRVVDRGLRESRAIDTESLCVLSGKLVWAIRVDIHIIDNAGNLVDAANIAALASLLTFRRPECSLAGEDGQEVVVHPPEERDPIPLIIHHLPIAVTFGFFSIENLLDA
- the LOC106777618 gene encoding exosome complex component RRP45A isoform X4, encoding MEQRLANSWRMPLNDNKFIEAALLSDLRVDGRRPSDHRKLTIKLAKQDGSAEVHLGQTHVVTFVTAQLVRPYKDRPNEGSLSIFTEFSPMADPSFEPGRPAESAVELGRVVDRGLRESRAIDTESLCVLSGKLVWAIRVDIHIIDNAGNLVDAANIAALASLLTFRRPECSLAGEDGQEVVVHPPEERDPIPLIIHHLPIAVTFGFFSIENLLVIDPTNEEECVMTGRMTATLNSNGDVCAIQKAGGEGVSQRFIMHCLKLAHAKAIDITTKIKDAVEVHNNERALRKIKRHPLSVAMDVGGAPAGIGEKQNQLVGVEDGTGLDKLKLKEEEHFMEDEATPSGQEHSKDGDSKNFTGGPSSWDPYSESVDPDLLKSSLASRGSSVPPSKPKDSRHETKPKEPPQEIKTDFSPIDKSLSGEQSNEA
- the LOC106777618 gene encoding exosome complex component RRP45A isoform X2, whose protein sequence is MEQRLANSWRMPLNDNKFIEAALLSDLRVDGRRPSDHRKLTIKLAKQDGSAEVHLGQTHVVTFVTAQLVRPYKDRPNEGSLSIFTEFSPMADPSFEPGRPAESAVELGRVVDRGLRESRAIDTESLCVLSGKLVWAIRVDIHIIDNAGNLVDAANIAALASLLTFRRPECSLAGEDGQEVVVHPPEERDPIPLIIHHLPIAVTFGFFSIENLLVIDPTNEEECVMTGRMTATLNSNGDVCAIQKAGGEGVSQRFIMHCLKLAHAKAIDITTKIKDAVEVHNNERALRKIKRHPLSVAMDVGGAPAGIGEKQNQLVGVEDGTGLDKLKLKEEEHFMEDEATPSGQEHSKDGDSKNFTGGPSSWDPYSESVDPDLLKSSLASRGSSVPPSKPKDSRHETKPKEPPQEIKTDFSPIDKSLSGEQSNEADSRTGLGEFVDHANYRS
- the LOC106777618 gene encoding exosome complex component RRP45A isoform X3, with amino-acid sequence MEQRLANSWRMPLNDNKFIEAALLSDLRVDGRRPSDHRKLTIKLAKQDGSAEVHLGQTHVVTFVTAQLVRPYKDRPNEGSLSIFTEFSPMADPSFEPGRPAESAVELGRVVDRGLRESRAIDTESLCVLSGKLVWAIRVDIHIIDNAGNLVDAANIAALASLLTFRRPECSLAGEDGQEVVVHPPEERDPIPLIIHHLPIAVTFGFFSIENLLVIDPTNEEECVMTGRMTATLNSNGDVCAIQKAGGEGVSQRFIMHCLKLAHAKAIDITTKIKDAVEVHNNERALRKIKRHPLSVAMDVGGAPAGIGEKQNQLVGVEDGTGLDKLKLKEEEHFMEDEATPSGQEHSKDGDSKNFTGGPSSWDPYSESVDPDLLKSSLASRGSSVPPSKPKDSRHETKPKEPPQEIKTDFSPIDKSLSGEQSNEDSRTGLGEFVDHANYRS